Within Telopea speciosissima isolate NSW1024214 ecotype Mountain lineage chromosome 8, Tspe_v1, whole genome shotgun sequence, the genomic segment AAAAATAATCtgttgatgaaaagaaagaaagaagaaaaaggaataggAAAAATGAAACTAGAGGAAGCAAAAGAAAGGGAAGTATTACCTCGTCGTTACCGTTTGGTTGTTTCTGAAACCAGTTTATGTTCAGTACCTGTAAACATCAAGAGGTTTTTAATTAGACCGTTGAATTCAAATCAGATCACAGGAGacaagattgagagagaaggaTCGAGATTTGCAGTGGAGAggagggggggtggggtgggggtagGAGGAGAAGTGTAATTCAGTCTTAACCTGGACATCGGCTGTGGGAGAGGGGAAGTTGAGATTGTCAGAGAGAGAGGCCATTGTGCAAATCACTGCCAGGATCGTCACTGCAAAAGTCAGCAAGGCGTTCGCTCGATAACCGAATGAATGCATTCTGTCTCCTCCTCTCTCGCCTTCTCTCTCGCCGGAAGACAGAAACGTTACAGAAGTCGACCTTTCTTCGGAAGGGAGGAGGAAATTGATAAAATGTTTTAAAGGTTCCCCTTTTTCGTTTTTGTTCCACAGAAGGCCCCTGCGGTTACACAAAAGCACAATTTACCGTCGGGGAACGAGAGGATAAGAATGGGACTGCAAGACCAATCAAGTGAAAGGAAAGAGCATCTTCAGGACAAACCTTGAGGCTTGAGTGGTCTTTGGGATACTCATAGATATGATGTAATGACGTGGCAGGGCCAAAGATTTACACGTTTTTAGCATCATCCTCTGCTGATGTGGGAGAATTTAACCCAATGGGCTTTCGTCAAGTAATACCAATGACAAACAGAGGGGTTGTTAAACTGATGAGTAAGCCGTCCAGCCAGGCGCTGACCACCGTCAAAAGTATATAAGTTGACTACGTTTTGACCGAAATgcaatcttctccaattctttaaaacGTGGCAGTAcaacagtgctaggtggagatatCAACATCTGATAGTTGCTGCATCCAACCATCCATATCAATCAGCTATAAGAATTGTCTCATTTAATAATGAGACTGGTCGATTGTAGGCAGAGCGGGTTAGATCCGAGAGGGTTTTTCTGGTTCCGATACCAAATAAGCACTCTTTGAAGGAACTATTGGATTTGGAAGGGAGTTATTATAGAATTTTAGGCTTGACCAAATGAGACTCTCAGCCGGATCTGTTGGTATGGAAAAAATTTGGCTTCAACCATGTTCCTATTGCCCCCAATAATAGGCACCAACTTGAAATAATTCCTTTCCCCTTTGGATTCATACTTATCCCTTtgggttttaatatttttttaaatatcttcCAGGATTCTATGTCCACGCCTATGGCCTATGACTGGGGCAACAAGAACATGGCTACAACCCGGGCAGCAGCCAAGTTTTGTTCTCTTGGTATAGATTTCAAGCATATCCTATTAGGAGATAATGTCGACATTTAATATTTTAAGCACATAAGCATTAATTAAGTGCCAGAATATTAAGAATTAAGTTATAGTACCCCTTGAGAAAAAATATTGAAGGCCTTTATATAAGCATCAACACTAATACACACTTGAGGACCAACACTAGTGATTATTGATCTTTTATTGATCGAAATGATGAAATTTATATACAACCATAATAAAGTCAGCCTTCTCTCAACTTAATGGAGTGGATTACATGAATCCAAACAAAGAAAGTAGGAAAAAACTGTGATCTAAAcaacagaaaaacaaaagaaaggaaaacgaCAAATGGaagatagaaaaataaaagagaaatgaaagacGAAAGATTATATTTTCAATCCACCACCACTAGATAATATATATGGTGAATTAGTTATTCTTTTGGGTTTATGAATATAATTGCTTGTTCTAAGCACTAAGCAGAGGAGGTGAAGTTAAAGTTGGCGCATGTGGTTTGCCTAAAGAGCAGAGATGAACTGAACCCAAGCTTTGAATTGGCTAGATTGAACTGCAACAGGTTGTCTTCCAACTGATACCCACCAATCACTATAGATGTCCTGGGATTCGACCCTCCATCCATGAACCCAAGACAGAGCACATTATTGCCCACCTGAACCATCGAGTTTGCCCCAAAGATCCTCCAGTACACATTCTCGCTCTCCAACACCAAATCGATCGTCGGCACCGCCGGTCCAACTCGTGTGCTACCGACGTTCTGCGAGCTAAAGCACACCCCAAATGGTGACACAGCCCCAACTCTGGTGATGTTCCTGGCCACCGCCGCCTTAATGAAAGCCTTTGTAACGGCTTTATAAATTGATGTCTCCATCACGGTGTATGGATTGACGGTGCTGATCTTGGTCCCACCGTAGCCATCACTGCTGTTGATGGACAACAAGGATTTGTTGAGTGGTACAGCATTGCCGCTGACATTGATGGAGTTGACTCCGATGAAGTACTCCGCGGAAGCATCACCTGATGAGTAAGCCGATGCGGTGCTGACGGGGTTGATGTATAGTTTGGTGTAGATGAGATTCGTGGAGGCATCAACGTTCTGGAGGAATTTATAGGGTCCACTACCGAAGAATAAGACACCGTTGGATGAGGTGGAAGACGAGAGACAGATAGCGAATGTCTTGTTGAAGCTAAAAGCGGAAGCGAACTGAGAGGGTAAGGAGATGCGGGTTCGACCCAATCCAGACATTCCTTTTGCGCCGCTGGCGAGGCCTTCCAAGAGGGAGGTAGGGGCGCAAGCGAAGAGGAATTTAGATACGGTCACCACCCGACCAGGGGTGGATCCATCGGTGGATTGGATTGAAATCACGTCAGAACCGAGTTGTCCGGTGGTGGCGGTGCGAGTGACGGTGTTGTCTATGATGACACCGCAGGTGTTGTTGTTGCAGCCGGGCTTAGGAGCAGAATAGCATTCGCTGCACCCGAGGGAATTAGCGAGGGAGCATTGGGAGGAGTGGCAACGAGCCGGGTAGTAAGTGGATGAGTTGTAACCTTGATCGCAATCAACCCATAAGGACTGCCCTCCCAAATCGACGACGACAGTGACGGACACGAGTGGTGTCCTCTGGTTGATACGGGTGAGGTATTGGAGTGTGGAAGCATCTTTGGAGATAGGAAGGACCAGTGCCTTGGGGCGGAAGGAGTGTTTTGCGTTGGACAGAGAAGCGAGGAGCAGCACAAGTAGAGAAGATGAGAGCAGGAATTGGAGAGAAGGAGGAGCCATGGTTTTTTGTTTCCTACTTTAGTGTGTAaggcttttctttctttttataatttgCATTCTACACCGACGCGGGAGTACGTCAAGGAAGGCGACTCTGTTTACGAACAAGGAAGATGAGGAGGGGGGGTGTTGAGAGATAAAGTTTGACTTTGACTACCAGATACACTATGAGTGGATGAAGATTATTGACTTTACACgtgtgtgattgtttgtctAGTCTAAAGATTGAGCTGGCGAATGGAAGGGACGTCGGAACCATTATCTAATAATCTAAtactatattatatattatGGTAAAGCAGCTGTAACGGGAAAAAGAAAGTCTTGTCTCATCTGAATCACAATGCAAACTTTGTAAAACCTCAGATTAGATAGACTTAGCACGTGGTGGGTTTCGGTGGACATGTGGGCCTCTCGGAGT encodes:
- the LOC122670994 gene encoding probable aspartic proteinase GIP2, yielding MAPPSLQFLLSSSLLVLLLASLSNAKHSFRPKALVLPISKDASTLQYLTRINQRTPLVSVTVVVDLGGQSLWVDCDQGYNSSTYYPARCHSSQCSLANSLGCSECYSAPKPGCNNNTCGVIIDNTVTRTATTGQLGSDVISIQSTDGSTPGRVVTVSKFLFACAPTSLLEGLASGAKGMSGLGRTRISLPSQFASAFSFNKTFAICLSSSTSSNGVLFFGSGPYKFLQNVDASTNLIYTKLYINPVSTASAYSSGDASAEYFIGVNSINVSGNAVPLNKSLLSINSSDGYGGTKISTVNPYTVMETSIYKAVTKAFIKAAVARNITRVGAVSPFGVCFSSQNVGSTRVGPAVPTIDLVLESENVYWRIFGANSMVQVGNNVLCLGFMDGGSNPRTSIVIGGYQLEDNLLQFNLANSKLGFSSSLLFRQTTCANFNFTSSA